From Arachis hypogaea cultivar Tifrunner chromosome 3, arahy.Tifrunner.gnm2.J5K5, whole genome shotgun sequence:
aaaaatataactaatttatatcATAAGAACATATGTTaaaattacatattaaaaaaaatatttaaaatataagaaattTAAGTTTTCGAAATATTTGTCtgtcatttattaaattaaaaacttcCACTATTAGTGATTTTATCATTTGTCCTTAGAAGCTCGTATTAGTTTAACGTTAAGTTAGATAATcaattattttcttcaacaatatgaacaactactaattaaataaaaacacactacattTCTAAATTATctacctaaattttaatattagaataatcattcGTACACTTAGtgaaatgaacatccgatatatccattgttcacattatttagtatttttatcgtCTACATGTACTTTTcctaaataaaataactttatactattatctctttaATGTTACTCAAAAAGTCTTTTATTTTGGGTTAATCATCAAATTAATCCTTGAAAGATAAGGTAttattcaaatttatccttgaaagattttttcaatcaaattggtcCTTCAAAGATTACGAATTAGTCATATCTGTCCTTCAgttatttcactcataatttttgTCAACAATTGATGATGTGAAATGTTAACTGATAGCATACATAATAcataacatgttcaattagacgatgaataaatatatttacgaaaatctatcaatttagtcacTAGATCATATTAGGAATAGGATTTTTGTAATTGGAgaaaatgactaaattaataaattttcataaacatatttgaTCAATATACAATTAGACATATCAggtattatatatattatcaattaacGTTTTACAATATCAATCTTTGAAGAAAATTGTTTATAGAGTGACTGAAgaacaaatatgattaattcgcaatttttgaaggaccaatctgattgaaaaaatctttcagggatgaatttaaaaaatgtcttatctttcaaggactaatttgactattaacccctTCTACTTCATTAAATATCATTAATTTAACCAATACTATAtttagccacactttttttatttttatacttttcttttttttaattaattgtccCTTTTCAATTAAGACGATTATTAAGTTTTGTTGAAAATGAAATTGTTTAACAAAGaaattctttaatttattaaatgtGACATCTAATGTAGTAATTAGTGTAATTTgataaaatctaaataaaaatatttgataataaaaaatattaataaaaaattatcaaactttattattttttatttaatgtattttataataaataaatattaaataggaGAAATTTAACTAGTTTGGTTGATTGTTTTTTTTCCGTCTTCCAAAATTAAACTTCCCTATAAATAGGTGCCATTTCTCGCCATGAAGGACTGTACCTGCATCCAACAACAACATACTCAGACTCTCTgagtctctttctctctcccactCACACAATCCACACAACACTGCATATATCTTAGCTACCTCATTACCAAAGATGCCTGCAGAAAACGCAGCCACATCCAACCTTAGTCGCCATCAAGCTTTCCAAATGGAAGCACTGGCCATGGACGACTCCAAATTCTATGATGACGATGGCCGTGTCAAACGAACTGGTACAagaaaaacaaattataatttaattcatCCCATCATTAATTGACCTGATgatttataatttcaatcttgCATATACAATATTAATAATATGAGTATAATAAACGAGAGGGGGCATGCATGCATATGCATGTATGTGTATGTGCGTGTGCATATGCAGGAAGTGTGTGGACTGCAAGCTCGCACATAATAACAGCAGTTATAGGATCTGGGGTTCTATCTTTGGCTTGGGCCATTGCTCAGTTAGGTTGGCTTGCTGGCCCTGCCGTCATGATCTTGTTCTCTTTCGTCACTCTCTACACTTCCTCCCTTCTTTCTCAGTGTTACCGCAGCGGCGACCCCATCTCCGGCAAGAGAAACTACACTTACATGGACGCTGTTCGCTCCATTCTTGGTATCTAATTAACTACCACATTTATTTTCTTTGGACTATGCTACATATATACTAAGTGAGacatcaatataaaataaattatagaatataaatacacattaaaaataaattaaacctcaCATATATTTACAtacaaatatattagtgattaattttagtgtacgaatagtatttttgattttgttttatcATGCATGCCTAGGTAGCTTAATTAATTAGAACTAGTAGGACATGCATCGTTTTATTTAACTTTCTGCttaaggaaaagaaaagatatttcATGTTGGTTGGTAAAAAGTTATGAGTTAAATTTTGATgggaaaaaatgaataaatattgGTGACCATGCATGGCAAGATAGATGGTCTTCTGTGGCTGAATGCATGAATATATTGTGTTGGCAATAATGGCAGGTGGGGTGAACGTTAAGCTATGTGGGATGTTTCAGTACCTGAACCTGCTGGGAATCGTAGTAGGATACACAATTGCGGCTTCTATTAGCATGATGTCAGATTAATTTTACATTCTAATTTCCATATATGTTCATCATAATTTAATTGGTTTGTGACAGTTGATGGGTTACATACATACAGGGCAATCAAGAAGTCAAATTGTTTCCATAGCAGCGGGGACAAAGGGCCATGCCACGAGTCAAGCAGCCAATACATCATGATATTTGGGATAATAGAGATTTTCCTTTCACAGATTCCAGACTTTGATCAAATATGGTGGCTTTCAACAGTTGCTGCAGTCATGTCTTTCACATATTCCATAATTGGTCTCTCTCTTGGGATTGCCAAAGTTGCAGAAAGGGGTAGTTTCAAGGGATCCCTCATAGGAATCAGTGTTGGAGCTATCTCAGAGGCCCAAAAGATATGGAGAACTTCCCAGGCTCTTGGTGACATTGCCTTTGCATATTCATATGCTGTTGTTCTCATTGAAATTCAGGTACACCCACACCCTTCTGGCCCTCTCTTCATTCAATGAATTGAATTCTGATTGATGTAATTAATATCTCTGACAACATAACAGGACACCCTGAAATCCCCACCAAGTGAAGCAAAAACAATGAAGAAGGCTACAAAGATTAGCATTGCAGTAACCACAACGTTCTATATGCTTTGTGGGTGCATGGGGTATGCTGCTTTTGGAGATGCAGCACCGGGGAACCTGCTCACTGGTTTTGGTTTCTACAACCCATATTGGCTGGTAGACATTGCTAATGCCGCAATAGTGATCCACCTTGTGggtgcataccaagtgtttgccCAACCAATCTTTGCGTTTGTGGAGAAATGGGCGGCGCAAAGATGGCCCAACATTAACAGGGATTTCAAAGTCCCAATTCCGGGTCTTCCCCCGTACAAACTAAGCCTGTTTAGACTGAGTTGGAGGACAGTGTTTGTGATGCTTACAACTGTCACGTCCATGTTGCTTCCGTTCTTTAACGACATAGTGGGAGTGATTGGAGCAATGGGGTTTTGGCCTTTGACGGTTTACTTTCCGGTGATGATGTACATTAAACAGAAGAATATAGCAAGATGGAGTGCCAAATGGATAACGCTACAGATATTCAGTATGGCATGCCTAATGGTATCACTTATTGCTGCTGTTGGTTCTCTTGCTGGTGTCTTGCTTGACCTAAAGAAATACAAACCATTCCAATTTGACTACTAGTTAAGCTCTAATGTGGGCAGTCATGGATTTGGTTCGGGTTTTCTTGTACTTTGCACTGTTATCTAATACATCAATGAATGCCATAGGTTTCCTGTCGGTCACCCTCATTAAGCATCTTGTAAATTAAATTGACATGTTATATTTCCTCACGAGTCACTCCAGTCCAGAAGCAAGCGTCAAATTGAACAGCAGAGTTACAACAACACTGAAATAATTATAAAACGTAGAAATATGACTTTGGCTTGAAAAGTAATTCGACAAGGCAACAGATCCAACACATTGCTGACAGTCAATTTAGTTTCATGAAATGCAGAAGCTCGGGCTGAGATCCTTGCATAAATCATATAATTCACAAAATCGTATATATTCCTGAGAGATCGTACTATATCACaataaagaagagagaaagaatttGGAAAGGGAAAAAAAATGCTCTTGAGCCCTCACTAAAATTAGGGATAATGattaatgaataataaaattgataatgaTATTTTACATCAACAAAACATGCTACAATGATAAACATCTGTAGAAACCCAACCCccccccctttttctctctcctgAAGAACACGATCCCACTGAAGAGAAGGCAGTGGGAAAGCAATACTTCTCCATAGATACAACTATAACTTCAATCAAAACAAATGTGCAGTGATCCAGGGAGACAGCTGAAACAGCGTTGTGGTCTCCTCTCAATATAATCGTTGAACAAAATGCTTCAAGTAGATGCTTTCATCAGAGATTAGAAAAGCTCCTCAGAATTGAATTTATTCCAAGCCTCCTGTTATAAATAAATcatcaaactttcaggcaacataTGAAGGTATGTACGTTCAGGACTAGGCAATAGATTGTATGAACTGCTGAAACTTTCAGGAATTCAGCACtttatacataataaaaataaaatgtatgtCATGAGACAACTCTTCTTCAACTGAGTGTGAGTGGGGGAAATGTATCAAGTGAGAGGACTGCTTTAATGTGAGCGCCACGCACAAATCCAAGGGCATATAAACCATACATGGATGATGCTGATcagaattaaaaattgttaaaaggtCATGTGATCACTCAATTCAAAAAACCACATAAACGGCCAGGGTATCCTTTTATTGCCTAATATTAAATCAAAA
This genomic window contains:
- the LOC112791084 gene encoding amino acid permease 4, which produces MPAENAATSNLSRHQAFQMEALAMDDSKFYDDDGRVKRTGSVWTASSHIITAVIGSGVLSLAWAIAQLGWLAGPAVMILFSFVTLYTSSLLSQCYRSGDPISGKRNYTYMDAVRSILGGVNVKLCGMFQYLNLLGIVVGYTIAASISMMAIKKSNCFHSSGDKGPCHESSSQYIMIFGIIEIFLSQIPDFDQIWWLSTVAAVMSFTYSIIGLSLGIAKVAERGSFKGSLIGISVGAISEAQKIWRTSQALGDIAFAYSYAVVLIEIQDTLKSPPSEAKTMKKATKISIAVTTTFYMLCGCMGYAAFGDAAPGNLLTGFGFYNPYWLVDIANAAIVIHLVGAYQVFAQPIFAFVEKWAAQRWPNINRDFKVPIPGLPPYKLSLFRLSWRTVFVMLTTVTSMLLPFFNDIVGVIGAMGFWPLTVYFPVMMYIKQKNIARWSAKWITLQIFSMACLMVSLIAAVGSLAGVLLDLKKYKPFQFDY